CTGTTTTGGATTTTAGGTTAAGAAGAGCAGGAATTGTTTTATAAatcaattgaaaaagaaaagaaaggatagaATCAATGGATGGAATAATGAATAAGATAAGGAATTTAGATGCATACCCTAAGATAAACGAGGATTTCTACAGCCGTACGCTTTCCGGTGGCGTTATCACTGTCGTCTCCTCCGTTGTAATGTTCTTGCTCTTCTTCTCCGAGCTCCGTAAgttcctttttctcttctcaaTTATTTTGATCTGattcctttttttctttatctatCTTGGAATTGAATTGTTTGAAATTTGTTAGGCGTTTTTAGATTTGAATTGTGATTTGAATCGAGATGGTGACTCAGGTTTATTAATGAATTAGTAGGGAAATCGTTAATGATTTTAGTAAAGAGGGGTGGTTTTCAATGACTGTTTGCgaattgatttgatttaaaatGAATGTCAACGATAGCTGTCAGCTGCTGTCATATGCAAGCCGAGCTTCATTTATATATTTCCATCCATTTTTGACAAAATTTGTTCGACTTCTATGGTGTACAATTCTTAAGGGGTTGTTTATGAATACGGAGAGATTTGTATTTTGTTCTTGAGAGATTTGCATTTTGTTCTTGAACGTATTGCAGTAATATGGTTGAAGAGTTGGTAACGATGGCCTTTCCATTGCGGATTGAACAACTTATAATCCATTTATGAAGCCGTTTAACTTGATCATGTTTTGCTTACAAGTTACCACCCACATTCTTTATGATTTTAGTGCAAGACACTTTGCAGGCTTTTTTCTAGAGCTAGTAGTCGGTATTTTCGGACATTTCAAATGAAGCCATACTGTAAACAAGTCATGTTAATGATAACAATGAGATTTCAAATATGTTCTGGACTTCATTCAAGGAAATTTGTATTTGTTGATAATCACTCGCATCTTCATTGCTCAACCATGATCTTTTTGCCAGTGTTGAGTTTCTTTGAAATTTGAATATGGTTATTAAGATCTTTATTGATGGATGATATTCTTGTTTATATGCTTTATCTTTGATACTTTAACCTTAAACCTGGTTTCTCTTTAGTGCCTGCTTTATCAGTTTTCTTCAGTTCTGTTAACTCCTAACATCTTGTGAGTGGGGTATGGTTGGGGTGGGTTGCCCTGTTTGGGGGTTGGGGGTTGAGGGAGgaggtttctttttttcttattcatAATCTAAGTTAGATGTTCTGTTTCCATGAACATTTTTGTTTTTACCTACCTGTCTTCGTTGCAGGATTATATCTTCATGCTGCAACCGAAACAAAACTCGTGGTTGACACTTCAAGAGGGGAAACTCTTCGCATCAATGTATTATCATCTTCTAATCCAACTTTAATTTAAGTTTTCCCTTTTAGCTTTTTTCCTATGGCCtttaattttgcataaaattttcttaagaTTCTTCTTGCTTTTGCAAGGTTTCCTAAAGATAATTCCATTGTCATTTTTCATGTTTTACTGTATACTATTTCTATATTGTCTGCATCAGCATATTCTGTGTCATCAAAATTAATATAACCATTATATCACACATTTTGTAGTGTTTCTTCAGTTTTATTCATAGCACTGCTGTGGATCCTTTGTAATTATCatatgtaatttattaatgttccTTTGGATTTGAAAAATGCAGTTTGATGTTACATTTCCTGCTCTTGCATGCTCAATCGTTAGCGTTGATGCAATGGATATAAGTGGAGAGCAACATCTTGATGTGGTATGTATTGTGATGAATTATGCTTTTTAATTCTATATTGATTAGTTTTTCTCCCACATCAAGTATCGTAAAGGGAATTTTctacttctctctctctctctctctcttcatgGGCACATAGATGTCTTTTTGTATGAAAAGAGAGGAACTTATGTGCATAATTGCATTCACACAGAACTTATTTTTTTCTGCGCTTGCTGCTAAAATTGTCCAGTTGTTTCTggtaaacatttttttttataaatttgcagAAACATGACATAATCAAGAAACGGTTAGATGCACATGGCAATGTTATAGAATCGAGGCCAGATGGAATTGGTGCTCCCAAGGTTTGATATATGGCGATATTGCTTGAAGTTGATTCCTTAGTTGCATTTTTTCTCTCAAAGGATCTGAGGAACCACACATTCAGCTCTTTTTGTTTTGCCTATGCCTTTCTTTCTGCTCATAATTGTTCCACTTCATACAGATTGAAAAGCCTTTACAGAGGCATGGTGGCAGACTTGAGCACAATGAGACTTATTGTGGTTCATGTTATGGTGCAGAAGCGGTATGTTTTATTTATAGTTTGTTGTGATATAAATCAATCCGCTGGATGCATGTTTTTCCTGAATATGAAGGATCTTTGACGTGTTTTATGGGTCCCATCCCAGTACCTTATTTTCTTGATCCTAATAGAATTTTTATTCTGTCATCATTTGCCTAAAATATGATACACCCATTTGATTTAGTGGCATTTATTCACCTTTATTCTTTTTTCAATTGGCAATTTCCTTAATTTCTTTTGATTTGgttgtgttttattattgagTTGAAGAGGCAGTTAATGTTGCCAGTATTTAGGTAGTGAATGATCATTGAAATCAGTCCAGTTTTAAGAAGTACTATCTTTCTGCTACAGGTATGATGTACTTTTCCTTTTTCAgcattctttttccttttgatcTTGCAGGCTGATGATGATTGTTGCAATTCCTGTGAGGATGTTCGTGAGGCATACAGAAAGAAAGGTTGGGCGTTGTCAAACCCAGATTTGATTGATCAGGTCTGTCTGCATAAGAGCGCTTAAACTATCAGATTTTTTAAGCAACTTTAATTGGAATGAGACACACATAGACAGATATGCTGGGATGGAAAATGTCATGTTTGCCTTTAGTATTGTTGGTATCGATAGTCTTGCTTGTAATTAATTGCTCCTGTTTCCATAAGATTGCCTATTTTCCCTTCCCAAGAATTCCTATCGAGTACTGATCAGTTCCAGATCCAACTCCCACAGAGGCTTAATTTGAATGCCAACTATGAAGGTGGCAAGGGAGTTGTTATTTGTCTAATAATTAGGTAATTAACATGGGACTTGCTTGCCCTCTTCTTGGTGCATTAAAAAACttgatttcttttatttctcaataatCTTAAGATAACAATTTATATCATCTTATATCAGGGCAACTACCAATACAGTCTTTGTTGCATAATACTTGAAACTTTTAgttgttgttgttgatggttGATACTTGCGAAAGGTATACAAGTTTGTCTGAGCTAATATCCCAATGGGTAACAGTGTATTATTGTCTGTGTAGTAGTTGTTTTTGCTTTCTGGTCGGCCTATCTAAAGATTTTGTTTGTTCCCCTCTTCAATATTGGTCTTTAACCCAGTTGGCATACATGACTTAATGTGACCCTGGCTTATGCTTTGATTTATGCTTGCTTGTTTCTGTTCAGTGCAAGAGAGAGGGTTTTCTTCAGAAGATTAAGGATGAAGAAGGTGAGGGGTGTAATATATATGGCTTTTTAGAAGTTAATAAGGTGGCCGGGAACTTTCATTTTGCACCTGGGAAAAGCTTTCAGCAATCGAATGTTCATGTACATGACTTGCTAGCTTTTCAAAAGGACAGTTTTAATGTAAGATGCAGCCTTATTGTTTTCATCTTTTGCGTACATTAGCATGTGTTATCTGATGTTTTTGCACTTCATGAATACTTGATACAGCTAAGTCACAAGATCAATAGATTAGCTTTCGGAGATTACTTCCCCGGGGTCGTGAATCCTCTTGATAGGTACTTGCTAACTTTTGCTTAATCATTTTACCTTGGCCATGTTCAAGAGAGAGATGTTggcatattttacattttatcttGTCCTTGTTTGTTTTTGCTTCTAAAATTCAGTGTTCATTGGACTCAAGAACAGCCAAGTGGGATGTACCAGTACTTTCTCAAGGTTAGTTTTCTGTGTGAATTGATTTTTACTCCTTTATTATCATATTCTCCAATAACTATCAAGAGGTATGACACCTATCTAGTAATCGAAGACAGAATATTACTTCTGGATCTAGACTATTTGCCTTCTGGTAAGCCTTTTCATTCCATTAGCCTTTTAGTGTTTGCAGCAGGTGACGCTTCCACTCCTAATTGTgcatatataaatgttatatcaTATCAAAGTTCAAAACTTAGTTTCAAAAGAGCTTTGACAATATTAATAAAGTTTGCTTATTCTGCCCCTCATTGAACTTTATAAATGGCACAGAATGCTAAAAGTCTGTCTGATTAGCTTAATCGTTCTAAACTAATGAATGTTGTCGAATTTATTAAGgggaaaatttcaatttcaaaatgATACCAGCAAACAGATCAATAAAACTAAAACAGAGAACCTACTGAGAATATGGTTTGCTACAGTTGAAACTTTTGCGCAAATATAAACCTCAATACCACAGCTTTTATCTTCTATGAAAGCAAGAGAGAATAACACATTCAAGAAAACCAAGTACCATGTGTTATGAATTCAAGAAAACTGAATACCATGCATTCAGACTAACTTTGTAATTTGATGGCATACATTCATATCTTCAGGGGCATGGATTCTTGCTTTTTGTCTCTGATGCATGTAGCTTATCATGTTCCTCAATGAGCTTCaaataaaaaaagggtttctTAGTTTGATGGTTTTCAATATATTCTCTATCTTGTAGGTTGTCCCTACCGTGTACACAGATGTGAGTGGGCACACTATCCAATCAAATCAGGTGGGGTTAAAACTtgcaaaaattttgaattttatctcGTTTTTCATTTAGTCAAAATGATTAATGCATGAGAGGTTGCTTTTGACAGTTTTCTGTAACGGAGCATTTTAAGGGTGCAGAAGTAGGCCGGCTTCAATCCCTCCCTGGAGTTTTCTTCTTTTATGACCTTTCTCCTATCAAGGTTGGTTGCTCCTGTGCTTTTGTTTTTAGGCAATATCTTTGACTGAGTCAACATTTTACGTCATAGAGATGCCACATCACTTTCAAGGTTCagtttagttatttatttttatatatacgaGGGGGCCTAAGGGGTCAAGCATTAGACATTAGTTCTCTTAAAGAATAGTTATAAATGCTAGCCCGAGTCCAGACTATTTTTCAGATTTTTATTTGATTCCTGCTATTTGTCTGAgcttattttgaatttcaattttttaggTGACTTTTACAGAGCAGCATGTCTCGTTCTTGCACTTTCTAACAAATGTTTGTGCTATAGTTGGAGGTAATTTTTCCCCCAGCATTCTgtttatttcacaaattaatagCAGTGTTTTACCCCTAAATAAACTTATTCATTATTAATCGACTTCATATGAGGCAAGAACCCAATATCTCCCAGATCCGACTTCTAAAATCTAAAAGTTACATTACAAGTTTAAATTCTCATCCCTTCccacaacttttttttttaaataaaaaaagaatgaaaagtttaagttcatgtttatgttgtttgGTAGTTCCTTGACCATCTTTCTGTAACTGAGTCAACAAACTATGGCTGAAGATTTTCTATTTTGCGGATAAAAAACAGATGATATCTTAGCAAGTTCTAAATCGTCTTTATTTGATTCTAGCAATTTATTCTGGGTTTAATTCAACAAAAACTTTGAGTCCAAGAATATGGCTTCGTTAATTGATTTTAACTCATAGATATGCCCTTGATTGGATTGGAGTTCCTGATGAGctgttcaaattttttttttttcaattcaggTGTTTTTACTGTTTCGGGAATATTAGACTCTTTTATATACCATGGTCAAAAAGCAATCAAGAAGAAGATGGAAATTGGTAAACTTAGTTGAAGATTGGGGCTGCTGCTTCATGTTCCAGTAAGAGGTGCTTGGGGAAAAATCAAACTAAGCGAGAAGACCACGCAGCAATGTACCGTACGTATTCCTGTTCAGTCAGATTTCTTGGTAATCATGAATATGGTTGGAATGATTTCATAGTTCATTTACGAGTCTTCGTTGTCTTTGAGACTGACCGAAATCGACAGAGTCCAAGCTTGAGTTTGAATTTATCTACTCCTTTATTATGCGTTACTCAAATGGTATGATTTGTATCTTTTAacaagaattagaaaagaaatggAAGCGATTTTGGTTTAAGAGGAAATGATAAAATATCTAATAAtctaaaattgattgaattgtagCTTATAATGAAGTTCAACCGTgataaaatattttgtatttctCTTATCATTTTCATATACTGTATATGGTTTTAAGAGGTAACTGAAATAAAGTCTCTAATTATTAATGCTCTacactttgaaaaaaaaaacatttatgcTAAATTATTGACATTTTTTAAGTTTGGATTTTCGCGGTTCGGGTTGAAGTATTTCTTCAATCTGGATTTTGAACtagttattttgtaattttaattttgatgttacttgtattattatttaataaataaaaaggtgtttaaatttaattataaaataaaataaatatgttgatacaaggagaAATAGGTGATGGTGATGGGTGGTTCACCCTTTTTAGAGTGGCTAGAGTAGGAGATACCAGGAGGAGAGGATGGAGTTTGAAGTGAGGTGATGGTAGAGGAGATTTAAGTTTCTTGCCTCCAGCCTTAGGCTTTTGGTCTTTTAGCTTTACATACATGTTATCTTTTGTCTTGAGGTGTCACATGCTGGGTCGTTATTGGTGAGTCAGGGGTAGGTAACCAAGTGATCTCATGCCATAAGTCGAAGTAAAGTAGCATTATTCATTTCAAATGATAGTTGAGTTCAAATGTAACGATTAATGAGTGAGTTTACTTATCAGATCAATTTTAAGTCGAAATGGTTTTTACAAGGGTTTTGCACATGCTGAACACAATAAATGTTTTAACTTTAGCATTTGACCATCGGTTTTGTCACAATTCAGTACAACATATTTGGAGTAATTACAAGTACTTAATACGATAAGGAAATCAACCTCAAATGGTCCAAAAAAGCAAGTAAAAATCGATAAAAGGCTCGAACATTTACTAAACTAGAGAGGACGAtaacaaaatcatccctaaagCCACTTGTAAAACTAAAATTTACATGCATAAGTAAGATTAAAAAACGTGATGCAAGAGTaaacaaaaacttttaaaactgaaaacttattagacaatttgtaaaaataaaataaaaataaaataaaataaagaacacaaagattttacgtggaaaccccttaggaaaaaaaaccacgggcagatgagaagaaaattcactatgtcgaattcgaattgtTACAAAAGGAatagattatgtctatttataggattgtaaagtcatattctagtaagattgaaacaccttattctaatcaatataaaatagatagagtttaatagggtttaaaaaaccttattctaaaataaaataaaagaagtgtagttctatatggattttacttttattttattttaccactgtattttatttaaataaggattcgggtaatttaattctaatacaatgaaaaaacaaataaaaacgcatataaaatttaaaacaacaCGGGTCCAAATCAACTTGTGAAAACAACAAAGATACTAACAAAATAGACCTACAAACTGAAAAGATAGAAAATATATGGAGTGAATGAAAAAGAAGTTGACACcgttgaacaaaataaaagataaaaagcaAACGACttagagaaaaaaagagagaaaagcttgtataataatatcatttttattaattatttgagtTGAATGTTCTAGTCTCATTTACATTGAGTTTatctttaaatatattttaattaatttgtttaattcattatttctaataattaattgtaattaaaaatttaaggaaTATGTTACGAATTTCGAGCTTGATTGAGTTTAAACTCTCAACTCAATTATTCAGTACCagactaagggtgagtttggatgggcggtgcgtttagctgcagttagtgtaaaaacagcggtggcggtgagattagatactgtagcaatactatagcgtgagataaaaagtaagttaaacgcaccgcaccacagtcaatcgcccatccaaacgaaGCCTAACTTTAAATTATTCCATCGTGCAAACTCTAcaataatttaaccaaaaaattgtAACATTTACTTCGCCGTTCATGTCAACCAATCAAATAGAAGGGCCCAAAACATAACCTTTAAACTGAAAGCCGTCCCTACATGGGAGACGTTCACACCGAGAAAAATTCGGTGTTACCCAAAAACCCCATTCATAAATATACAATGCAAGGGCAATCAAGTCATTCTCttttaacaaataattaacaCCATCTCAGTACGACTCACTGGACTGTAAGCACTTTTCAGGCAGCTTCACTTTCTCAAAGATGATGCTTTCTTTCGTTTCCTTACTAAGTTTCGCTCTCCTTTTCATCCATGGCGGATCAACCCAACCGCCATTTGCATGTGATTCATCGAACCCAGAAACCAAAAACTACCTTTTTTGCCAAACCGAGTTGCCCATAACTCAAAGAGCTAGGGACCTGGTTTCAAGGCTTACATTAGATGAAAAAATCTCTCAACTCGTTAACTCAGCTCCGGCTATCCCACGGCTAGGTATCCCGGCATACGAGTGGTGGTCGGAGGCCTTACACGGAGTTTCCAACGTCGGTCCCGGCGTCAGGTTCGACGGTACCATTAAAGCCGCTACTAGCTTCCCTCAAGTCATCCTCACCGCTGCTTCTTTTGATCCGTATCAATGGTACCGCATTGGCCAAGTAAGTTGGCCATTTCTCtgggttattttttttcttcccaATATTGTTTTTAATGGTGGTGATGTTAAAATAGGCGATTGGAAGAGAAGCGAGAGCTATGTATAATGCAGGGGAGGCAAATGGGATGACattttgggcaccaaatattAACATATTTAGGGACCCGAGGTGGGGAAGAGGGCAAGAAACACCAGGGGAAGATCCATTTGTGGTTGGGAAATATGCTGTGTCGTATGTGAGAGGGGTTCAAGGAGATACTTTTCAAGGCGGGAAACTCCATGGACGCCTTCAAGCTTCAGCTTGTTGTAAGCATTTTACAGCTTATGATTTGGATAATTGGAAGGGTACGAACCGGTTTCTCTTTGATGCTCGTGTAAGTGTTACCCATTGTTCCCTTTTATTTTCCCATGCAAAGAGTAGTTCTAGTTTTAGATTTAGTTTATGAATTTTTTGTAGTATTTGATAAGAAATTTAGAACATTTCTGGGCttttttatctttaatatatggtcattttttaataataatttttccttCCCAAGGAAGTCAAGgaaaaaaaagtagaaaataaaaaagaaaagctttCAAGCCACCATAGCATTAGATTATCATCTTGGAATTTGATTCTATGttgtttgttcttattttttgggtaaatttcgataaatatcaaacataaataattttaaaaaaaaatctaaaaatcaaGTTCGATGATGATTATTTATCTTTATGTTCAATATCTTAATATgtgaaataattttgaaaaaaaaaaaacataagtagATATACCTGGTTGGATGACAAACATGTGAAGCAAGTTGGTGAAGATGCGGTTGTTAATCTTGCTTTAATAAAAAGCTACTTTATTGGTCTCTAATGTCAAAAACCATATCAAGTAGAACagtaaatttttaacttttttggtTTTGgaatttggattaatttgtagGTAACAGTGCAAGATTTAGCCGACACATACCAACCGCCATTCGAGAAGTGCGTACGAGATGGGCGAGCCAGTGGAGTTATGTGTGCTTACAATAGAGTTAATGGCGTCCCAAGCTGTGCTGATTCCAGTCTCTTGTTCAAGACTGTGAGAGGCGAATGGGATTTCAAagggtaattcttttcatttcaataaaTTCAGATTTTTCTGTGAAAATCACTATGGGTatgttcttcaaaaaaaatttaatgcatTTGGAGAGTTAGGGACGGGCATCATCATCATAAGAGGCCATGAAAGATCATACGTTTACGAAAATATAAATGAAAGAGTTGGACACAACATAGATCAACAACTCAATGATAAAATATACACTGGTTGAAAATTCTGATTCAGGTATGTCACATCGGACTGTGATGCGGTTGCAATCATCCACAACGATCAAGGATACGCCAAAGCACCCGAAGATGCTGTTGTTGATGTTCTCAAGGCCGGTATGCACATCCTCACCCCTTGTAATCTTGTCATATGAAGCtccgattttcaattttttttaaagtactgCGTGACCATCCCATATTCGTATATGGATATTGGAATATGATCTTTTAAAGGCATTTCAAATGCACATACATGCCTTAGACACATGTTTATATGCGAAATTTGCACCCGAGTCCAAATAACATAAATAACGTGTGCATGTGTTTCTGCATACTTCCATTCTCACTGGTAGGTTGTATCTGCATCCTCATGTTTGGGTATACGACAGATACGGATTTCAAACACAGTGTTCAAGAAAAGTGAAGCATTTAAGTAAAATATGGAATTTCTTCTAGGGAAAAAATGTAGGCCTAGGATTTTaagagataaaattaaaaatttgataattcatattttatcatttctatgaCAAGCATCATAAAAGGAACATAAATGATGATGCATTTCATATGTAATTTCTGCACTCTAAATGTTTTTTGTTTCTATAAGATGATTTATAATGTCAGCAAATTCGATTTTACCTTACGAATAAATGTCCTTATGTTTTTGTTTGATGAATATTTACAGGCATGGATCTCAACTGTGGATCCTATTTGCAGAATTATACCAAATCTGCAGTACTGCAGAAAAAACTACCAGAATCTCAAGTAGACCGAGCTCTCCATAATCTGTATGCTGTTAGAATGAGATTAGGCCTTTTCAATGGAAATCCGGTACCAAATCCTTTTGGAAATATTGGAGCGGACCAAATCTGCTCCCCTGAGCACCAGATTCTAGCACTTGAAGCTGCTCGTAATGGCATTGTCCTTTTAAAGAACGATGCTAAACTTCTTCCACTTCCAAAATCTACCATGTCGCTTGCTGTAATAGGTCCAAATGCCAATTCGCCACAAACACTTATCGGAAACTATGCAGGCCCTCCATGCAAGTCTGTTACTCCTTTGCAAGCTTTGGAGAGCTACGTTAAGAACACCGTGTACCACCCCGGTTGTGATACAGTTTCTTGTTCTACTGGTGCAATTGACAAAGCAGTTGACATTGCAAAACGGGCAGATTATGTAGTGTTGATAATGGGATTAGATCAAACTGAAGAAAGAGAGGCGCTCGATCGGGTTGATTTGTTTCTTCCTGGGAGGCAACAAGAACTCATCGTCAGCGTTGCAAAAGCTGCAAAGAGACCGGTTGTTTTAGTGCTTCTTTCCGGAGGTCCGATTGATATATCTTTCGCTAAGGATGATCCGAGAATCGGTGGCATTTTTTGGGCTGGTTATCCAGGAGAAGGCGGAGGTAATGCACTCGCGGAAGTAATCTTCGGTGATCACAATCCAGGTAACAATCTGTTGATACTGTCTATTGCCAATAAAATGTTATACGATCAATGATGATTCACTATATACTGTCATGCAGGAGGGAGATTACCCGTAACTTGGTATCCACAAGATTTCACCAAAGTACCAATGACAGACATGAGGATGAGACCTGAATCATCATTGGACTATCCTGGACGCACATACAGATTCTATAAAGGAGACACAGTTTTTGAATTCGGTTATGGCCTTAGTTACTCAAAGTATTCGTATTCGTTCACCCGTGTGTCCCAAAACAATCTTTATTTGAACCATTCTTCAAGTTTACATACAAAGGAGACCTCCGATTCTGTACGATACATGCTAGTTTCGGAAGTAGGTGCTGAAATCTGTGATGAAAGGAAGATCACGGTCCACGTCGGAGTGAAAAATAACGGGGAGCTGGCAGGTAAGCATCCGGTATTGTTGTATGTGAGGCATGGAAACCATGGAAATGGAAGGCCAAAGAAACAATTGATTGGATTTCGAAGTGTGATATTAAGTGGAGGGGAAATGGGTGAAATTCAGTTTGAAGTTAACCCTTGTGAGCATTTAAGTAGGGCTAATGAATATGGTTTAATGGTAATGGAAGAAGGAAGGCATTTCTTGGTTGTAGGAGATGACAAACATCCCATCACCATTATAATTTGACTTGTGTCCGACATGGATATGttcgatttttcttttctttttgatgtTGGTCTACGAATGTGGAGGAATATTCATATTCGGATATGCATTAAACACGAATACTtcataagaaaagaaagaaatgattAGTCGGACTTGAAGCTAAGATATAAATTTTTACCACCTATATTTCAGGAACAAACTATGTTCATTTTTATTCTACTTTCTAGCCTGTAAAATGTGTAATGAAATTCGGGTACATGTCCCACtaagaataaataatatatttatggtataattttaaatttaatttctaattctttatattttttgttaatttgatttttaaattttaatgaaaatattaactaaatttaCTTTTTGAGGGTAAAAgctttcattaataaaattaaataagaaaaacaaaCATAACAATGTTCCAACAAGCAATTAAGGGAGATATATATCTCAATTAAGGAGGCTCTGAGGGCTTGAATAAGAGACGTTATGTATGTGTATGAATGAATTAtgttatgatatatgaaatgtttaagAATGAAAGTTTTTAAGTTACGGTTTCTCGGTAATTTTTCGAAACCCTTTCGGcgacggatatgagttagggggTTACTGAGCATTATCGaagtttacatttcaaaactatcaagaatttaaaacatttaattcacaatATCAATCAATGTAAAACCAATCAATggcatacatattgtcccttatacaagtCCTCGatgccctaaaaacacattagaaacaagtcaggagcAAATcgaaaacatataatttttaggaaaaagatgaatttttttttaaactgaggggtcacactgctgagacacacgcttgtgtctcaagccatgtgggtaatcgaagtagggacacatggtcatgtctcaGCCCATGTCGTGCCCATATAACTCTTTGACttaggttacacggccaagccacacgcccgtgtgctaggccgtgtaattctcgaaatgcaacctttaaaaaacctacaagggacacacggctgtgtcacattgccgtgtgtcacacacggttgagacatacacccatgtcttaggccgtgtggacaagaaataagcCAATTTCAAGTCATTCCTTTCACCCATTTCAAGCTCACACCTACAAGATGTTTGCACATACAATCAAGCTTTTAAACATACCAAAGCATGCATATTAAGACCAATTCAGTAGGtcatttatccatacaaccaatatgtcaaaagacacatcaaacataatcatcaaatcaacctaAACATATGTACATTTACC
The sequence above is drawn from the Gossypium hirsutum isolate 1008001.06 chromosome A05, Gossypium_hirsutum_v2.1, whole genome shotgun sequence genome and encodes:
- the LOC107900893 gene encoding endoplasmic reticulum-Golgi intermediate compartment protein 3; amino-acid sequence: MDGIMNKIRNLDAYPKINEDFYSRTLSGGVITVVSSVVMFLLFFSELRLYLHAATETKLVVDTSRGETLRINFDVTFPALACSIVSVDAMDISGEQHLDVKHDIIKKRLDAHGNVIESRPDGIGAPKIEKPLQRHGGRLEHNETYCGSCYGAEAADDDCCNSCEDVREAYRKKGWALSNPDLIDQCKREGFLQKIKDEEGEGCNIYGFLEVNKVAGNFHFAPGKSFQQSNVHVHDLLAFQKDSFNLSHKINRLAFGDYFPGVVNPLDSVHWTQEQPSGMYQYFLKVVPTVYTDVSGHTIQSNQFSVTEHFKGAEVGRLQSLPGVFFFYDLSPIKVTFTEQHVSFLHFLTNVCAIVGGVFTVSGILDSFIYHGQKAIKKKMEIGKLS
- the LOC121229041 gene encoding probable beta-D-xylosidase 7 — encoded protein: MMLSFVSLLSFALLFIHGGSTQPPFACDSSNPETKNYLFCQTELPITQRARDLVSRLTLDEKISQLVNSAPAIPRLGIPAYEWWSEALHGVSNVGPGVRFDGTIKAATSFPQVILTAASFDPYQWYRIGQAIGREARAMYNAGEANGMTFWAPNINIFRDPRWGRGQETPGEDPFVVGKYAVSYVRGVQGDTFQGGKLHGRLQASACCKHFTAYDLDNWKGTNRFLFDARVTVQDLADTYQPPFEKCVRDGRASGVMCAYNRVNGVPSCADSSLLFKTVRGEWDFKGYVTSDCDAVAIIHNDQGYAKAPEDAVVDVLKAGMDLNCGSYLQNYTKSAVLQKKLPESQVDRALHNLYAVRMRLGLFNGNPVPNPFGNIGADQICSPEHQILALEAARNGIVLLKNDAKLLPLPKSTMSLAVIGPNANSPQTLIGNYAGPPCKSVTPLQALESYVKNTVYHPGCDTVSCSTGAIDKAVDIAKRADYVVLIMGLDQTEEREALDRVDLFLPGRQQELIVSVAKAAKRPVVLVLLSGGPIDISFAKDDPRIGGIFWAGYPGEGGGNALAEVIFGDHNPGGRLPVTWYPQDFTKVPMTDMRMRPESSLDYPGRTYRFYKGDTVFEFGYGLSYSKYSYSFTRVSQNNLYLNHSSSLHTKETSDSVRYMLVSEVGAEICDERKITVHVGVKNNGELAGKHPVLLYVRHGNHGNGRPKKQLIGFRSVILSGGEMGEIQFEVNPCEHLSRANEYGLMVMEEGRHFLVVGDDKHPITIII